The Anabaena sp. WA102 genome contains a region encoding:
- a CDS encoding succinate dehydrogenase/fumarate reductase iron-sulfur subunit — translation MEVIFKITRQEENSHPVFKSYVLEVEPGNTILDCLNQIKWEQDGSLAFRKNCRNTICGSCAVRINGRSALACKENVGSELARLEKISSSANQPQTTPEITVAPLGNMPVIKDLVVDMNGFWHNLETVAPYVSTAARQVPEREFLQTPQERSLLDQTGNCIMCGACYSECNALEVNPDFVGPHALAKAYRMVADSRDSNTEQRLETYSTGTQGVWGCTRCLYCDSVCPMEVAPLEQITKIKQEILKRKQADDSRAIRHRKVLVDLVKQGGWIDERQFGVQVVGNYFRDLQGLLSLAPLGLRMLVKGKFPLSFEPSPGTQEVRSLIESVQNSD, via the coding sequence ATGGAAGTTATTTTTAAGATTACTCGACAAGAAGAAAATTCTCACCCTGTTTTCAAGTCTTACGTTTTGGAGGTAGAACCAGGTAATACTATCCTGGATTGTCTCAATCAGATTAAGTGGGAACAAGATGGAAGTTTAGCATTTCGCAAAAATTGCCGCAATACAATTTGTGGTAGTTGTGCTGTGCGGATTAATGGGCGTTCTGCTTTGGCTTGTAAGGAGAATGTGGGCAGTGAACTGGCTAGACTGGAGAAAATATCATCATCTGCAAATCAGCCTCAAACTACTCCAGAAATTACAGTTGCACCTTTGGGGAATATGCCTGTAATTAAAGATTTGGTTGTGGATATGAATGGTTTTTGGCACAATTTGGAGACGGTTGCTCCCTATGTGAGTACCGCAGCTAGACAAGTTCCTGAAAGAGAGTTCTTGCAAACGCCTCAAGAGCGATCGCTTCTTGATCAAACGGGCAATTGTATTATGTGTGGAGCTTGTTATTCTGAATGTAATGCTCTGGAAGTTAATCCTGATTTTGTTGGTCCCCATGCTTTGGCTAAGGCATATCGCATGGTGGCAGATTCCCGCGATAGTAATACAGAACAAAGATTAGAAACCTATAGCACAGGAACTCAAGGGGTTTGGGGTTGTACTCGTTGTCTTTATTGTGATTCGGTTTGTCCGATGGAAGTTGCCCCATTAGAACAAATTACGAAAATTAAACAGGAAATTCTGAAGCGTAAACAAGCTGATGACAGTCGGGCAATTCGTCATCGTAAGGTTTTAGTGGATTTAGTTAAACAAGGTGGTTGGATTGATGAACGCCAATTTGGGGTTCAAGTGGTTGGTAATTATTTCCGCGATTTGCAAGGTTTACTCAGTCTTGCACCTTTGGGCTTGAGAATGCTAGTTAAGGGTAAATTTCCTCTTTCTTTTGAACCGTCCCCAGGAACTCAGGAAGTGCGATCGCTCATCGAATCTGTACAAAATAGTGATTAG
- a CDS encoding EVE domain-containing protein: MNTINYWLMKSEPAVYSITNLQQQGETIWDGIRNYQARNFLKQMQIGDLAFFYHSNTEPPGIFGLMRIVETGIADPTQFDINSKYYDAKSSLESPRWQTVKVEFVEIFNHPLSLSTLKAEFNDDELLVVKKGNRLSVTPVIEPVASRILEMGKDK; this comes from the coding sequence ATGAATACAATTAATTATTGGTTAATGAAGTCAGAACCAGCAGTTTATAGTATTACAAACTTACAACAGCAAGGTGAGACGATTTGGGACGGTATACGTAATTATCAAGCCCGGAATTTCTTGAAGCAAATGCAAATAGGAGATTTAGCATTTTTCTATCACTCCAACACTGAACCACCCGGTATCTTTGGTTTAATGCGGATAGTTGAAACAGGTATTGCAGACCCAACACAATTTGATATAAATAGTAAATATTATGATGCCAAATCAAGTCTTGAATCCCCCCGTTGGCAAACTGTAAAAGTGGAATTTGTCGAAATTTTTAATCATCCTCTTTCACTATCAACACTCAAAGCTGAGTTTAATGATGATGAATTATTAGTAGTGAAAAAAGGCAATCGTCTATCAGTAACTCCGGTAATAGAACCAGTCGCCAGTAGAATTTTAGAAATGGGCAAAGATAAGTAG
- the leuD gene encoding 3-isopropylmalate dehydratase small subunit — protein MVSEVKQISGNAVPLIGNDIDTDRIIPARYLKAITFDDLGEGVFVDDRKALNGEHPFDQIQYQGAKILIVNRNFGCGSSREHAPQALAKWGIKALIGESFAEIFFGNCVAMGIPCVTADEKVVKHLQELVTTNPQAVKTIDLEKLQVQLGDFTASVMISEGTRSTFISGTWDACGQLVANAQQVKATAAKLPYIAWGNLAAS, from the coding sequence ATGGTCAGTGAAGTAAAACAAATATCCGGTAACGCCGTTCCCCTCATTGGTAACGACATAGACACCGACCGAATTATCCCCGCCCGCTACTTAAAAGCCATCACCTTTGACGACTTAGGAGAAGGCGTATTTGTTGACGACAGAAAAGCCTTAAATGGTGAACACCCCTTTGATCAAATCCAATATCAAGGCGCAAAAATTCTCATAGTTAACCGCAACTTTGGCTGTGGTTCATCACGAGAACACGCACCCCAAGCCCTAGCAAAATGGGGAATTAAAGCCCTAATTGGTGAAAGCTTTGCGGAAATCTTTTTTGGTAACTGCGTAGCAATGGGGATACCATGCGTAACTGCTGATGAGAAAGTAGTCAAACATCTACAAGAATTAGTTACTACCAATCCTCAAGCAGTTAAAACCATAGATTTGGAAAAATTGCAAGTGCAACTTGGTGATTTTACTGCCTCAGTTATGATTAGTGAAGGCACAAGAAGCACTTTTATTAGCGGAACTTGGGACGCTTGCGGACAGTTAGTAGCAAATGCCCAACAGGTAAAAGCAACAGCAGCAAAACTACCTTATATTGCTTGGGGTAATTTAGCAGCAAGTTAG
- a CDS encoding TolB family protein, with protein MNYKLSIILVLCSTLLTGCFGYPRLLTYPFDSGGRSLNSFSSELNPQISGRYIVFTSDRRGSQDVYMFDTLTRNLVDLPGLNSFDTIASHPAASDNGKFIVFAASRQGRTQIVFYDRDVRQSRNLAGDVQGEVRNPTISADGSRIAFEYSNNGQWDILVYDRFGRKLNIPQEPS; from the coding sequence ATGAATTATAAATTATCAATAATTTTAGTTTTATGCTCAACTCTGTTAACCGGGTGTTTTGGCTACCCGCGTTTACTCACTTACCCATTTGATTCCGGGGGAAGGAGTTTAAATAGCTTCTCGTCCGAATTAAATCCGCAAATTTCTGGAAGATATATTGTATTCACAAGCGATCGCCGAGGCAGTCAAGATGTATATATGTTTGATACATTGACTCGTAATTTAGTAGACCTACCAGGCTTAAATTCCTTTGATACAATTGCTTCCCATCCTGCGGCTTCTGACAATGGCAAATTTATTGTCTTTGCTGCTAGTCGTCAAGGACGAACACAAATTGTTTTTTATGATCGAGATGTGCGTCAATCACGGAATTTAGCAGGTGATGTGCAAGGAGAAGTCCGCAATCCAACAATTAGTGCTGATGGTAGTAGAATCGCCTTTGAGTATAGTAATAATGGACAATGGGATATTTTGGTTTACGACCGATTTGGGCGAAAATTGAACATTCCCCAAGAGCCAAGTTAA